Proteins encoded in a region of the Limnothrix sp. FACHB-406 genome:
- a CDS encoding aminopeptidase P family protein, producing the protein MSDYSFVDGLRDRRRRLSDRVSFPVALWSGQGAARNFPANRYPFRASSHFLYFAGLSLERAVLLILDGRSILFWDQPTVDDALWHGPEPSRAELAAQMGVEDAYPLAELASYLGDRVVEVATIAVQSPAARADQETLLGRSLPQPAQANGPDGALVDAIVAVRSTQDPIALGELRRSAAIAVAAHRAGLAATRQALTEATVRAAIEATLIAQEACPAYNSIVTTRGEVLHNERYHHPLTPGDLLLVDAGAEVASGWASDITRTWPVSGQFSTTQRAIYEVVLAAHDAAVAAVRPGVEYRDIHHKAAWVLVEGLVDLGILRGQPAQLVDRDAHTLFFPHGVGHLLGLDVHDMEDLGDRAGYAPDRQRSKRFGWCFLRLDRPLEVGMVVTIEPGFYQVPGLLQDPARRDRYDDCVDWERLAQFADVRGIRIEDDVLVTATGPEVLTADLPTDPDQICALITGA; encoded by the coding sequence ATGAGTGATTACAGTTTTGTCGATGGGTTGCGCGATCGCCGTCGCCGGTTAAGCGATCGGGTGTCGTTTCCGGTGGCCCTGTGGTCTGGGCAAGGGGCGGCGCGAAATTTTCCCGCCAATCGCTATCCTTTTCGGGCCAGTAGTCATTTTCTATACTTTGCGGGTCTGTCCCTCGAGCGGGCCGTGCTGCTGATCCTGGACGGGCGCTCCATTCTGTTTTGGGATCAGCCCACGGTTGATGATGCGTTGTGGCACGGGCCGGAACCCTCGCGGGCGGAATTGGCGGCCCAAATGGGGGTGGAGGATGCCTATCCCCTGGCGGAGCTGGCGAGCTATTTGGGCGATCGGGTGGTGGAGGTAGCCACCATTGCGGTGCAGTCGCCTGCGGCTCGGGCCGATCAGGAAACATTGCTGGGGCGATCGCTCCCCCAACCGGCCCAGGCGAACGGCCCCGATGGGGCCCTGGTGGATGCGATCGTGGCGGTGCGATCGACCCAGGATCCGATAGCCCTAGGGGAGTTGCGGCGATCGGCGGCGATCGCGGTGGCTGCCCACCGGGCCGGTCTCGCGGCCACTCGCCAAGCCCTCACGGAAGCGACCGTGCGGGCGGCCATCGAAGCCACTTTGATCGCCCAGGAGGCTTGCCCCGCCTACAACAGCATTGTCACTACCCGGGGCGAAGTGCTCCACAATGAGCGCTACCACCACCCCCTCACGCCGGGAGATTTGTTGTTGGTGGATGCGGGGGCTGAGGTGGCCAGCGGCTGGGCTTCCGACATTACCCGCACCTGGCCCGTATCGGGGCAGTTTTCCACCACGCAGCGGGCAATTTATGAGGTGGTGTTGGCGGCCCATGATGCGGCGGTGGCGGCGGTGCGGCCGGGGGTGGAATACCGCGACATCCACCACAAGGCGGCTTGGGTGTTGGTGGAAGGCCTGGTGGACTTGGGCATTTTGCGGGGGCAACCGGCGCAGTTGGTCGATCGGGATGCCCATACGCTGTTTTTTCCCCATGGTGTGGGTCACCTGTTGGGGCTGGATGTGCATGACATGGAGGATCTGGGCGATCGCGCGGGTTATGCGCCCGATCGCCAACGCAGTAAGCGGTTTGGCTGGTGTTTCCTGCGGCTCGATCGCCCCCTGGAGGTGGGCATGGTGGTGACGATCGAACCCGGTTTTTATCAAGTGCCGGGCCTGCTGCAAGACCCCGCTCGGCGCGATCGCTATGACGACTGTGTTGATTGGGAACGGTTGGCCCAATTTGCCGATGTGCGCGGTATTCGGATTGAGGATGACGTGTTGGTCACGGCGACAGGGCCGGAGGTGCTCACGGCCGATTTGCCCACGGATCCCGACCAAATTTGCGCGCTGATCACTGGTGCTTAG